TGGCTGGGAGAGGCTAAACAGCTATTTATCTAAGGGTGTTTTCCTCCCTGTCAGACAGGAAGGGAGGACTGGCACTGATCAAACCAGCCCCTGTAATTGAGGCTTGAAAGACTGGAATTCAAACCCCAGCCCCAAGATAGAAAACCTCTTTGTGGCAACTAGAAGGACAAATTGTCACCCATCCCCTTCTCCTTGTGAGAGCACAGTGTGCAAGGAAAAGTGATAAGAGGAGTCCTCAGCAATGAGAATAAGAGCTTAGAACTGCTGGAAACTTGGGCAAAGCCATTTTGGCTTAGATACTTAAAAACATGGGTCTGCTTTAGTTTTTTTCCAAAGACTTAATCACCCTTTACAAGAGGATCAACACTAACTGAATTCCTAAAAGAGCACATTCTTGGGAGATCTGTATCCTTTTTCTCCCCATTGTTCCCAGGAAATGATGAAATTCAGTAATGCCTGGGCCAAATTTCCTTGTTCACTTCCAGTGCTttatttctggggaaaaaattccATTCCTACTTCACTGATGGGACCAAGGGGAGCCACCTGTCACTTAATGTTAAGATGCTGAAGTGTGGTTCTGCCAGTTAGAAGTATAAGGCAGAACTAAGAAGTGCTGTCCAGAGACAAAGGAATGCAACAGCACCATCCAGTCAGTACATAAAACACATCCACATCTTTGGACTATCAGGTTGCTTCAGGACCACAGCCCTGAGGCTTATCCTTACGATTGAGCCCACCAATCTGGCTCCCATTAGCCGAGTAGAAGTGGAGCTCTTCCCCTAGAAGGAAACCTTTGAAAAGAACAAGGGGATTCTGTACAGGCATCATGAATTTCATCACTTATGGGATAAGTCTAGGGAGGAAAAGGGTCTAGATCTCCCAGCCAGGGAGGGGCTAAGCCAAGCAGGTAAATGCCTGATCAACTCCCCAtgtgacccaggaggaaaaggaTGGCTGAGACCTGACAAACTTGTTCTGTGAGTGAGATATGGGGCAGTCCGATGTGGAGGGTGGGTAGAAGGCAGATCTCTGGTGCTCCTGAATTGTATGGAGGCACTTCGCTAACTCACTCCagcctctctgtcttcctcagtacAGCCTAGAGGGAGGCAGTATGGCAACCCAGAACTTCCTGCAGGAGATGCACTCGATGGGCCAGAAGTTCCTTCTTAAATTACAGAAGCTGCCTCAGGCCGAGCCCGTTGAGATTGCAGCCTTCTCTGTCATTCTCTTCTTCATTGGTAAGTTAGGGGACTTCAGGTTTCTTCGGCATCCAGATCTCTCAGCATCGAGAAACTGATAGCCAGcaaatgggcagtgctgatggccTAGCCCCAGGATGGCCCAATCTCTATTCTCTTCCAAGGGACGATTTGGGGGTAGGGGTCCCAAAAAGATTCTTTCAGGGCAGTGTCTTCTAGAATGGAAGTAGCCAAGGGGAAACTTGAACTTGGTAATCAAAGAGTGAAGAGAAGTGAGGACAGTCAGTCTGACAGCAGTGGAGGTGTGGCAGTTTGGGGCAAAAGGCAGGAATAGGGAGATAGCTCTAAGGAAAGAGGCCAGGGGTATATTGGAGGAGGAGCAGAGGTAACAACAATGGTTAACAGAGAACAGATCTAGAACTAACTTCATTAAATTCTCCAACctaaacactgggaagtgaatgtaaagtgttagcactattatctatctacccaggttacttacaccttcggaatctaatacttaatgtgcaacaagaaaatgggatttacacacatatattgtatctaggttatattgtaacacatgtaaaatgtatgggattgcctgtcatctaggggaagaagtagagggagggaggggataagttggaaaaatgaatacaagggataatgttataaaaaaaaattactcatgcatatatactgtcaaaaaaaacccttataaataaaattaaaaaaaaaaaaaaaagaattctccaaCCAAatcaggaggaaggagaggaaataagGACTTATACAGAACCTAATGTGTCCCAGGCACcgggctaagtgctttacaactatcctctcatttgattctcacaattctTTGCACTAGGTACcattattatgcctattttatatacagtttgaggaaatggaggcagccAAAAGTTGAGgttcttgcccagggtcccagagCTCCTAAGACTCTGAggacagatctgaactcaggttttcctgactccaggcccaaagctctctccactgtgctacTCTTATGACATCTCAACCAAACCCT
The Sminthopsis crassicaudata isolate SCR6 chromosome 4, ASM4859323v1, whole genome shotgun sequence genome window above contains:
- the SMIM5 gene encoding small integral membrane protein 5, with the protein product MATQNFLQEMHSMGQKFLLKLQKLPQAEPVEIAAFSVILFFIATVLLLLVIACSCCCTQCCCPDQRSRKIQVQPMTPS